One Undibacter mobilis genomic region harbors:
- a CDS encoding TRAP transporter small permease, producing the protein MFLRILDRLEEILIATLIGVATIIIFVAVLHRYAVGVPWLYPLVFDINLTWAQELCIYLFVWMAKFGAAYGVRTGIHVGVDVIVNMLAPPSRKKIIMFGLLAGAFFTAIVGTMGAKFVIELYPTGQVSPDMEFPRWIIFLAVPLGSYLMCFRFLQVAWHYWWTGDLPHHDPGHVEGVVESPHAAQDLRAEELASTPPRT; encoded by the coding sequence ATGTTTCTTCGCATCCTGGACCGGCTTGAGGAGATCCTGATCGCGACCTTGATCGGGGTGGCGACCATCATCATTTTTGTCGCCGTCTTGCATCGCTATGCGGTAGGCGTTCCGTGGCTCTATCCGCTGGTCTTCGACATCAATCTCACTTGGGCGCAGGAACTCTGCATCTATCTGTTCGTGTGGATGGCGAAGTTCGGCGCCGCTTACGGCGTGCGCACCGGCATTCATGTCGGCGTCGATGTCATCGTCAACATGCTGGCGCCGCCGTCGCGCAAGAAGATCATCATGTTCGGGCTGCTCGCCGGCGCGTTTTTCACGGCGATCGTCGGCACCATGGGCGCCAAGTTCGTCATCGAGCTTTATCCGACCGGGCAGGTTTCGCCCGACATGGAATTCCCGCGCTGGATCATCTTCCTCGCGGTACCGCTCGGCTCCTATCTGATGTGTTTCCGTTTCCTCCAGGTCGCATGGCATTACTGGTGGACCGGTGATTTGCCGCACCATGACCCGGGCCACGTCGAAGGCGTGGTGGAAAGCCCGCACGCGGCCCAAGACCTGCGCGCCGAAGAGCTCGCCAGCACCCCGCCGAGGACCTGA
- a CDS encoding TRAP transporter large permease translates to MNAAIIFGLLIALMLTGMPISIALGLTVLSFLFFLTTVPIESVALKLFTGIESFEIMAIPFFILAGNFLTHGGVARRMINFAASMVGHWYGGLGLAAVMACALFAAISGSSPATVVAIGSILIPAMVQAGYPKRFGAGVIATSGALGILIPPSIVMVLYAVSTGGSVAMDPEGKRVLSASVGQLFMAGVIPGLMLAFLLGLTTFYRAWKNDYPRMPRADWVARFKAFRESVWGLLLIVLVLGGIYAGFFTPTEAAAVSAVYAFVIAVFVYRDMKLSDVPKVLLSSANMSAMILYIITNAVLFSFLMTSEQIPQTMTAWLKSSGIGWVEFLMIVNIILLVAGNVMEPSSIVLITAPILFPIAASLGIHPVHLGILMTVNMEVGLCHPPVGLNLYVASGIARMGITELTIATWPWLMTMLGFLILVTYVPELSLWLPRMLGML, encoded by the coding sequence ATGAACGCCGCCATTATCTTCGGACTGCTGATCGCGCTGATGCTGACCGGCATGCCGATCTCGATCGCGCTCGGCCTGACCGTGCTGTCGTTCCTGTTCTTCCTGACCACGGTGCCGATCGAGTCGGTCGCTCTCAAGCTGTTCACCGGCATCGAGAGCTTCGAGATCATGGCGATCCCGTTCTTCATTCTCGCGGGCAATTTCCTCACCCATGGCGGCGTGGCACGGCGCATGATCAACTTCGCCGCGTCGATGGTCGGCCACTGGTATGGCGGCCTCGGCCTCGCGGCGGTCATGGCCTGCGCGCTGTTCGCGGCGATTTCCGGTTCGTCGCCGGCCACGGTCGTGGCCATCGGCTCGATCCTCATTCCGGCGATGGTGCAGGCCGGTTATCCCAAGCGGTTCGGCGCCGGCGTCATCGCCACCTCCGGCGCGCTCGGCATCCTTATTCCGCCGTCGATCGTGATGGTGCTCTATGCGGTGTCGACCGGCGGCAGCGTTGCGATGGATCCCGAAGGCAAGCGCGTGCTGTCGGCCTCCGTCGGCCAGTTGTTCATGGCCGGTGTCATCCCCGGGCTGATGCTGGCCTTCCTGCTCGGCCTGACCACCTTCTATCGCGCCTGGAAGAACGACTATCCGCGCATGCCGCGCGCTGACTGGGTGGCGCGCTTCAAGGCGTTCCGCGAGTCTGTCTGGGGCCTGCTGCTGATCGTGCTCGTGCTCGGCGGCATCTATGCCGGCTTCTTCACGCCGACGGAAGCGGCGGCGGTGAGTGCGGTCTACGCCTTCGTCATCGCGGTGTTCGTCTATCGCGACATGAAGCTGTCCGACGTGCCCAAGGTGCTGCTGTCATCCGCCAATATGAGCGCGATGATCCTCTACATCATCACCAATGCGGTGCTGTTCTCGTTCCTCATGACCAGCGAGCAGATCCCGCAGACCATGACGGCCTGGCTCAAGAGCAGCGGCATTGGCTGGGTCGAGTTCCTGATGATCGTCAACATCATCCTGCTGGTCGCCGGCAATGTGATGGAGCCGTCGTCGATCGTGCTGATCACCGCGCCGATCCTGTTTCCGATTGCGGCGAGCCTCGGCATTCATCCGGTGCATCTCGGTATCCTGATGACGGTGAACATGGAGGTCGGCCTGTGCCATCCGCCGGTCGGTCTCAATTTGTACGTGGCTTCCGGTATCGCACGCATGGGCATTACCGAGTTAACCATTGCGACCTGGCCTTGGCTGATGACGATGCTCGGCTTCCTCATCCTCGTGACTTATGTCCCCGAGTTGTCGCTGTGGCTGCCGCGCATGCTCGGGATGCTATAG
- a CDS encoding 2-isopropylmalate synthase, giving the protein MATQTPSDKDRVVIFDTTLRDGEQCPGATMTHEEKLEVAELLDTMGVDIIEAGFPIASEGDFAAVNEIARRAKNSVICGLSRAAPKDIDRCAEAIRPAKRNRIHTFLSTSPVHMKYKLQKEPHEVFEMVVAQVTRARSHTDDVEWSSEDGTRTEFDFLCRCVEAAIKAGATTINIPDTVGYTTPEEYRELFRRVIENVPNSDKAVFSVHCHNDLGMAVANSLAGVMGGARQIECTVNGIGERAGNAALEEIVMAIKTRNDVFPFATGIDATMLTRASKLVAAATSFPVQYNKAIVGRNAFAHESGIHQDGMLKNAQTYEIMTPESVGVKQTSLVMGKHSGRHAFQHKLEELGYQLSDNQLQDAFVRFKALADRKKQIYDEDIEALVDEEIATAHDRVKIVSLTVIAGTMGPQTATLTVDIDGQHTTHQATGNGPVDAIFNAIHAIVPHEAKLELYQVHAVTEGTDAQAEVSVRLAAEGRSFTAKGADPDTLVASAKAYLGALNKMMSKRGKVPGVEKRIHANEVG; this is encoded by the coding sequence ATGGCTACCCAGACCCCGTCCGATAAGGACCGCGTCGTCATCTTCGATACCACCTTGCGCGACGGCGAGCAGTGCCCCGGCGCCACCATGACCCACGAGGAAAAGCTCGAAGTCGCCGAGTTGCTCGATACGATGGGCGTCGACATCATCGAGGCCGGCTTCCCGATCGCCTCGGAAGGCGACTTCGCCGCGGTCAACGAAATCGCCCGCCGCGCCAAGAATTCGGTGATCTGCGGCCTGTCGCGCGCCGCCCCGAAGGACATCGACCGCTGCGCCGAGGCCATCCGGCCTGCCAAGCGCAACCGCATCCACACCTTCCTGTCCACCTCGCCGGTGCACATGAAGTACAAGCTCCAGAAGGAGCCGCACGAGGTCTTCGAAATGGTGGTCGCGCAGGTGACGCGCGCCCGCAGCCATACCGACGACGTCGAGTGGTCGAGCGAGGACGGCACCCGTACCGAGTTCGATTTCCTCTGCCGCTGCGTCGAGGCCGCGATCAAGGCCGGCGCGACCACGATCAACATCCCGGACACCGTCGGCTACACCACGCCGGAGGAATATCGCGAGCTGTTCCGCCGCGTGATCGAGAACGTGCCGAATTCCGACAAGGCGGTGTTCTCGGTGCATTGCCATAACGACCTGGGCATGGCGGTCGCCAATTCGCTCGCCGGCGTCATGGGCGGCGCGCGTCAGATCGAGTGCACCGTCAACGGCATCGGCGAGCGCGCCGGCAACGCCGCGCTGGAAGAAATCGTGATGGCGATCAAGACGCGCAACGACGTGTTTCCGTTCGCGACCGGCATCGACGCCACCATGCTGACGCGCGCTTCCAAGCTCGTCGCCGCGGCAACGTCGTTCCCGGTGCAGTACAACAAGGCCATCGTCGGCCGTAACGCCTTCGCGCATGAGAGCGGTATCCACCAGGACGGCATGCTCAAGAACGCGCAGACCTACGAGATCATGACGCCGGAATCGGTCGGCGTGAAACAGACCTCGCTGGTCATGGGCAAGCATTCCGGCCGTCACGCCTTCCAGCACAAGCTGGAGGAATTGGGCTATCAGCTCTCCGACAACCAGTTGCAGGACGCCTTCGTGCGCTTCAAGGCCTTGGCCGATCGCAAGAAGCAGATCTACGACGAGGACATCGAAGCACTGGTCGATGAGGAAATCGCCACCGCGCATGATCGCGTCAAGATCGTGTCGCTCACCGTCATCGCCGGCACTATGGGCCCGCAGACGGCGACGCTCACGGTCGATATCGATGGCCAGCACACCACGCATCAGGCGACCGGCAACGGCCCGGTGGATGCGATCTTCAACGCCATCCACGCCATCGTGCCGCACGAGGCCAAGCTCGAGCTCTATCAGGTTCACGCGGTAACCGAGGGCACCGATGCGCAGGCGGAGGTGTCGGTACGTCTGGCGGCGGAAGGGCGTTCCTTTACCGCCAAGGGCGCCGATCCGGATACGCTGGTCGCGTCGGCCAAGGCCTATCTCGGCGCGCTCAACAAGATGATGAGCAAGCGCGGCAAGGTGCCGGGCGTGGAGAAACGCATTCACGCCAACGAGGTTGGCTAA
- a CDS encoding mannose-1-phosphate guanylyltransferase/mannose-6-phosphate isomerase, translating into MASPIVPVLLAGGTGTRLWPVSRDALPKQFLPLMGKHSTYQETLLRVRGPEFGTPIVVTGPDFHFFARRQAEELGIDVTVVIEPMRRDSGAAIAAGAAITLKRDPQAVVLALAADHIVLDPEEFRKTCVAGRAAADLGRIVTFGIKPTEPKTSFGYILPGKAIDGTETAEVERFVEKPDLATAARYVQDGYLWNSGNFLFRADVLLGELQRLEPDMASAVEESVARSNTDLGFVRLDAEAFARSPQKSIDYAVMERTDRTAVVTGRFRWSDIGSWDALFDIAPTDSNGNVLQGPVTLMDAKNCVVHSENRLTTLIGVEDLVVVSVADATLVVPRARSQEVKDLVAKLKADKRPEAIVHRRVHRPWGYYESIDMGERFQVKRIVVLPGGMLSLQRHRHRSEHWIVVRGTAEVTIEKDIKPVHENESIYVPLGAIHRLANKGKIPLELIEVQTGSYLGEDDIERLEDVYSRV; encoded by the coding sequence ATGGCTTCTCCCATCGTTCCCGTTCTCCTCGCCGGCGGCACTGGCACGCGGCTCTGGCCGGTGTCGCGCGACGCCTTGCCGAAGCAGTTCCTGCCGCTGATGGGCAAGCACTCGACCTATCAGGAGACCCTGCTCCGCGTCCGCGGCCCGGAGTTCGGCACGCCGATCGTCGTCACCGGACCCGACTTCCATTTCTTCGCCCGCCGCCAGGCCGAGGAGCTCGGCATCGACGTCACCGTGGTCATCGAGCCGATGCGCCGTGACTCCGGCGCGGCCATTGCCGCGGGCGCCGCCATCACCCTCAAGCGCGATCCGCAAGCCGTCGTTCTCGCGCTGGCGGCCGATCACATCGTGCTCGACCCGGAGGAATTCCGGAAAACCTGCGTCGCCGGACGTGCCGCGGCCGACCTGGGCCGCATCGTCACCTTCGGCATCAAGCCAACCGAACCGAAGACCAGCTTCGGCTATATCCTGCCCGGCAAGGCGATCGACGGCACCGAAACCGCCGAGGTCGAACGCTTCGTCGAGAAGCCCGATCTCGCCACGGCCGCGCGCTATGTGCAGGACGGCTATCTGTGGAATTCCGGCAACTTCCTGTTCCGTGCCGACGTGCTGCTCGGCGAACTGCAGCGGCTCGAGCCCGATATGGCGAGCGCGGTCGAAGAAAGCGTTGCCCGCTCCAATACCGATCTGGGCTTCGTGCGCCTCGACGCCGAAGCCTTCGCCAGGTCGCCGCAGAAGTCGATCGATTACGCCGTCATGGAACGCACCGACCGCACCGCAGTGGTAACCGGCCGTTTCCGCTGGTCGGATATCGGCAGTTGGGATGCGTTGTTCGACATCGCGCCGACCGACAGCAACGGCAATGTCCTGCAGGGCCCGGTCACGCTGATGGACGCGAAGAACTGCGTCGTGCATTCGGAGAACCGCCTGACCACCCTGATCGGCGTCGAGGATCTGGTCGTCGTCAGCGTCGCCGACGCCACGCTGGTCGTGCCGCGCGCGCGCTCGCAGGAGGTCAAGGATCTCGTCGCCAAGCTCAAAGCCGACAAGCGGCCGGAAGCGATCGTGCATCGCCGTGTCCACAGGCCGTGGGGTTATTACGAGTCGATCGACATGGGCGAGCGCTTCCAGGTGAAGCGCATCGTCGTATTGCCCGGCGGCATGCTGTCGCTGCAGCGCCACCGGCATCGCTCGGAGCACTGGATCGTCGTGCGCGGCACCGCGGAAGTCACGATCGAGAAGGACATCAAGCCCGTTCACGAGAATGAATCGATCTACGTCCCGCTCGGCGCGATCCACCGTCTGGCCAACAAGGGCAAGATCCCGCTCGAACTTATCGAAGTGCAAACCGGCAGCTATCTCGGCGAGGACGACATCGAACGGCTGGAGGACGTCTACAGCCGCGTCTGA
- a CDS encoding winged helix-turn-helix domain-containing protein has translation MSTVLRFAGFEVDPQRAELRRPDGQTVKIRPKPFTMLQFLLANAGRVVGKQELMEAVWPNVFVSEDNLFQCIREIRAAIGDERRQILKVVSGRGYLLDAAVESPSRPVVPDDDRASPAAAVTVESPPAVPDDLPLDAGRPRQAHRTLVVAAALAVFAIGLAVAAPFIGQRFASTPPVVAVMPFADASSDPQVALMAANITDQLVDGLSKIPSLRVLAPKPEPGATAVALSVMRPDYVLRGEIQKSNGAWNVQARIVDAATDEVRWATAFPVESDTPNVALQQSRIAAGVGYAAAAKLNALQHTSGSTNDAAVVIDQAQAFINRTSPEKFKTALAMLDKALAATPANVDLKAELAAQLLRGIQTAWFSGAEAEQAETRARELLEGALKSEPDYLPLLQGYCRFLTATNHFVDSLVACSRALNQDPWDGLVLFQLGLTHIQLGRYDDALSAFMLADRYDTPQVSRWTWLLGVGLTYVFMDRSEEALPWLERSIAITPGTGRTHFLLAAAYQRLGRFDEARAAIAAGMKIRPGTTAANVSLPKKNASATFLARGKEINELLIAAGMPRGEARTSAAQ, from the coding sequence ATGAGCACCGTGCTTCGCTTTGCCGGATTTGAAGTCGACCCGCAGCGGGCCGAATTGCGCCGGCCCGATGGCCAGACCGTCAAAATCCGGCCCAAGCCATTTACAATGCTGCAGTTTTTGCTGGCGAATGCCGGCCGTGTGGTCGGCAAGCAAGAACTCATGGAGGCGGTCTGGCCGAATGTCTTCGTCAGCGAGGACAATCTCTTCCAGTGCATCCGCGAAATCCGGGCCGCGATCGGCGATGAGCGCCGGCAGATCCTGAAAGTCGTCTCCGGCCGTGGCTATCTGCTCGATGCCGCGGTGGAGTCGCCATCCCGGCCGGTGGTGCCGGACGACGATCGGGCAAGCCCAGCCGCCGCCGTGACCGTGGAATCGCCCCCGGCGGTCCCCGACGACCTGCCGCTGGACGCCGGGCGGCCGCGCCAGGCGCACCGGACCCTCGTAGTCGCCGCCGCGCTGGCGGTGTTTGCGATCGGGCTGGCGGTTGCGGCGCCGTTCATCGGCCAGCGCTTCGCCTCTACGCCGCCAGTGGTTGCCGTGATGCCGTTCGCCGATGCCAGCAGCGATCCGCAGGTGGCGCTGATGGCGGCCAATATCACCGATCAGCTGGTCGACGGGCTGTCGAAGATCCCGAGCCTCCGCGTCCTGGCGCCCAAGCCCGAGCCGGGCGCGACTGCGGTCGCGCTGTCGGTAATGCGCCCCGATTACGTGCTGCGCGGCGAAATCCAGAAATCGAATGGCGCCTGGAACGTCCAGGCCCGCATTGTCGATGCCGCGACAGACGAGGTCCGCTGGGCGACGGCCTTTCCCGTCGAGAGTGACACTCCGAACGTCGCCCTTCAGCAATCGCGCATCGCCGCCGGCGTCGGCTATGCGGCGGCGGCAAAGCTGAACGCGCTCCAGCACACCAGCGGCAGCACCAACGATGCTGCCGTGGTGATCGATCAGGCGCAGGCTTTCATCAACCGGACCTCGCCGGAAAAATTCAAGACGGCGCTGGCGATGCTGGACAAGGCACTGGCCGCCACTCCGGCCAATGTCGATCTCAAGGCGGAGCTGGCGGCGCAATTACTGCGCGGCATCCAGACCGCGTGGTTCAGCGGCGCCGAAGCCGAACAGGCCGAGACGCGCGCGCGCGAACTGCTCGAAGGGGCGTTGAAATCCGAGCCCGATTACCTGCCGCTGCTGCAGGGTTATTGCCGCTTTCTCACCGCGACCAACCACTTCGTCGACAGCCTGGTGGCCTGTTCTCGCGCGCTTAACCAGGACCCGTGGGACGGGCTGGTGTTGTTTCAGCTCGGCCTCACTCATATTCAGCTCGGCCGCTACGACGATGCGCTATCGGCCTTCATGCTCGCCGACCGCTATGACACGCCGCAAGTATCGCGCTGGACCTGGCTGCTCGGCGTTGGTTTGACCTATGTCTTCATGGATCGCAGCGAAGAAGCCCTGCCCTGGCTTGAGCGTTCGATCGCGATCACGCCGGGAACCGGCCGCACCCACTTCCTCCTGGCCGCCGCCTATCAGCGGCTCGGCCGTTTCGACGAGGCCAGAGCGGCCATCGCCGCGGGCATGAAGATCCGCCCCGGCACCACGGCGGCGAACGTGTCGCTGCCGAAGAAGAATGCCAGCGCGACATTTCTGGCGCGGGGCAAAGAGATCAATGAATTATTGATCGCGGCCGGCATGCCGAGGGGCGAAGCGCGGACCAGCGCCGCTCAATAA
- a CDS encoding TRAP transporter substrate-binding protein, giving the protein MLEISKRQWLVGAAAAAALIAAPAAALAQQPIVIKFSHVVAPDTPKGKGAEKFKELAEKYTAGKVKVEVYPNSTLYKDKEELEALQLGAVQMLAPSNSKFGPIGIKEFEVFDLPFLLPNLDALRKVTEGPIGKRMLKLMDSKGMVGLAYWDNGFKQMSANKPLKSPADYKGLKFRIQSSKVLEAQFRTLGAVPQVMAFSEVYQALQTGVVDGQENTWSNMYTQKMHEVQKFITETNHGYIGYVVVVNKKFWDGLPADIRTQLDKAMAESTQYANNQSAKENEDAKADIVKSGKTTILTPTAAEVAEMRKTMAPLYDDMGKRVGKELIDEVVKAVGGQS; this is encoded by the coding sequence ATGCTCGAAATTTCGAAACGTCAATGGCTTGTCGGCGCCGCCGCTGCCGCCGCGCTGATCGCCGCTCCGGCCGCTGCGCTGGCGCAGCAGCCGATCGTCATCAAGTTCAGCCACGTCGTCGCGCCGGATACGCCGAAGGGCAAGGGCGCCGAGAAATTCAAGGAACTTGCCGAGAAGTACACGGCCGGCAAGGTCAAGGTCGAAGTCTATCCGAACTCGACTCTTTACAAGGACAAGGAAGAACTCGAAGCGCTGCAGCTCGGCGCGGTGCAGATGCTGGCGCCGTCGAACTCCAAGTTCGGCCCGATCGGCATCAAGGAATTCGAGGTGTTCGATCTGCCGTTCCTGCTGCCGAACCTCGACGCGCTGCGCAAGGTGACCGAAGGTCCGATCGGCAAGCGCATGCTCAAGCTGATGGACTCCAAGGGCATGGTGGGCTTGGCCTACTGGGATAACGGCTTCAAGCAGATGAGCGCCAACAAGCCGCTCAAGTCGCCGGCCGACTACAAGGGCCTGAAGTTCCGCATCCAGTCGTCGAAGGTGCTGGAGGCGCAATTCCGTACGCTGGGCGCCGTTCCGCAGGTCATGGCGTTCTCGGAAGTCTATCAGGCGCTGCAGACCGGTGTCGTTGATGGCCAGGAGAACACCTGGTCGAACATGTACACCCAGAAGATGCACGAAGTGCAGAAGTTCATCACCGAAACCAACCACGGCTATATCGGCTACGTGGTGGTCGTGAACAAGAAGTTCTGGGATGGCCTGCCGGCCGACATCCGCACGCAACTCGACAAGGCGATGGCGGAATCGACCCAGTACGCCAACAACCAGTCGGCCAAGGAAAACGAGGACGCCAAAGCGGACATCGTGAAGTCGGGCAAGACGACCATCCTCACGCCGACCGCTGCGGAAGTCGCCGAGATGCGCAAGACGATGGCGCCGCTCTATGACGACATGGGCAAGCGTGTCGGCAAGGAATTGATCGACGAAGTCGTGAAGGCTGTCGGCGGCCAGAGCTAA
- a CDS encoding Spy/CpxP family protein refolding chaperone: protein MLKYILAGTTALAIAGGSLAYAQKGPDGPKGAERWRPTAQDMVAFGDARIAALKAGLKLTPDQEKNWPAVETALRDLAKQRSERFAARASADKPSDKSVDRFDRLSQRADAMTQQGAALKKLVDAAGPLYKSLDEPQKQRFWVLAKLGGERGGWHRGGHRGHDRMHHGPRGQMGGPGAGPDAPRPQ from the coding sequence ATGTTGAAATATATTCTCGCCGGCACGACGGCTCTCGCGATCGCCGGTGGTTCGCTGGCTTACGCGCAGAAGGGACCCGATGGTCCCAAAGGCGCCGAGCGCTGGCGCCCGACCGCGCAGGACATGGTTGCGTTCGGCGATGCCCGCATCGCCGCACTGAAGGCCGGTCTCAAACTCACGCCGGACCAGGAAAAGAACTGGCCGGCCGTGGAAACCGCGTTGCGCGATCTGGCCAAGCAGCGCTCCGAGCGCTTTGCGGCGCGCGCCTCGGCTGACAAGCCGAGCGACAAGTCCGTCGACCGGTTCGATCGCCTGAGCCAGCGCGCTGACGCCATGACCCAGCAGGGCGCGGCGCTCAAGAAACTCGTGGATGCGGCTGGTCCTCTCTACAAGAGCCTCGATGAGCCTCAGAAGCAGCGTTTCTGGGTGCTGGCGAAGCTCGGCGGCGAGCGCGGCGGCTGGCATCGCGGCGGCCATCGCGGCCACGACCGGATGCACCACGGCCCGCGCGGCCAGATGGGTGGTCCCGGCGCAGGCCCGGACGCTCCGCGGCCGCAGTAA